A region of Flocculibacter collagenilyticus DNA encodes the following proteins:
- a CDS encoding diacylglycerol kinase family protein, with protein MIIINFYLIFGLLCILSLGYFDTFFSQFIVGWIGASLLLVYSAYQLNSASIFRKREDGTIPIYIRWLFFPFFIGCQLYNSWARKTDKVPAIQQIDEHLFVACRLFPSDIEELKSLEIGGVLDVTAEFNSLDWSLTDEDIDYLNIPVLDHSTPTKAQLLQGINWIHQHVSHNRNVIVHCALGRGRSVLMAAAYLLAKEEDKTFNQVMQQIKEVRRTAGLNKKQLKKFEKYRNSEDFKLTKNVWLIANPVSGGGKWDIHKEEIVAELSPYLDLTIKLTDLDTTATELTQQALQDSAEIVIACGGDGTVSEVASQVANTKTKLAIIPIGTTNALSHVLWGTKSKLAPIASACQSIKEGHLHTIDVGYCNDKIVLLLVGIGFEQKMIEFATREQKDLLGQFAYIKGLLQAISNNEQLDLTIQIDDQPEQKIVTGSLVVANASPFTTLLAQGAGEPNLKDGYLDITWLSPSENGGQHFIGLAELMIEGLTQQPLNNVTNHTRASSIRIKAQDKLDYVIDGEEFSSDEVEIRIAPQALKVVAPPDNIITNE; from the coding sequence ATGATTATAATAAATTTTTATCTTATTTTCGGATTGCTATGCATTCTTTCACTGGGGTACTTCGACACTTTTTTCTCTCAATTTATTGTCGGTTGGATTGGCGCTTCACTATTACTAGTCTATTCGGCTTATCAATTAAATAGTGCAAGCATCTTTAGAAAGCGTGAAGATGGCACAATTCCAATTTATATTCGCTGGCTATTTTTTCCTTTTTTTATCGGTTGTCAGTTATATAACTCATGGGCAAGAAAAACAGATAAAGTGCCTGCTATTCAACAAATTGATGAACACTTATTTGTTGCCTGTCGCCTATTCCCTTCTGATATTGAAGAGCTAAAATCTCTAGAAATTGGCGGTGTACTGGATGTCACAGCGGAATTTAATTCGCTAGATTGGAGCTTAACGGACGAAGATATTGATTATTTAAATATCCCCGTACTCGATCACTCAACCCCAACAAAAGCCCAACTTTTACAAGGCATTAATTGGATCCATCAACACGTTAGCCATAACCGAAACGTTATCGTGCATTGCGCACTGGGTAGAGGTCGCTCAGTATTAATGGCAGCCGCCTATTTACTCGCCAAAGAAGAAGACAAAACGTTTAATCAAGTTATGCAGCAAATTAAAGAGGTACGTCGCACAGCGGGGCTAAATAAAAAGCAATTGAAGAAGTTTGAAAAATATCGCAACAGTGAAGATTTCAAACTTACAAAAAATGTATGGTTAATTGCCAATCCAGTCTCTGGTGGTGGTAAATGGGATATTCATAAAGAGGAAATTGTTGCAGAGCTTTCTCCATACTTAGACTTAACCATCAAGCTAACAGATTTAGATACCACCGCGACTGAATTAACTCAACAAGCATTACAAGACAGTGCAGAAATAGTCATTGCCTGTGGCGGTGATGGCACCGTTTCTGAAGTAGCTTCACAAGTTGCGAATACTAAAACAAAACTGGCCATCATTCCTATCGGCACGACCAATGCGCTCAGCCATGTTCTTTGGGGTACAAAATCTAAGTTGGCACCTATCGCTAGTGCCTGCCAAAGCATTAAAGAAGGACATCTTCATACGATTGATGTGGGATATTGCAACGATAAAATAGTATTACTATTGGTCGGTATTGGCTTTGAACAAAAAATGATTGAGTTTGCTACTCGTGAACAAAAAGACTTATTAGGCCAATTTGCGTACATCAAAGGGCTATTACAGGCAATTAGTAATAATGAACAGCTAGATTTAACGATACAAATTGACGATCAACCTGAACAGAAAATAGTCACGGGAAGCCTCGTTGTTGCCAATGCATCCCCCTTTACCACACTATTAGCGCAAGGTGCTGGAGAGCCTAACCTAAAAGATGGCTATTTAGATATTACATGGCTTTCGCCAAGTGAAAATGGCGGTCAACACTTTATCGGCTTAGCTGAATTAATGATTGAAGGGCTCACCCAACAGCCTTTAAATAATGTCACCAATCATACCCGAGCATCTAGCATTCGTATTAAAGCGCAAGACAAGTTAGACTATGTAATTGACGGAGAAGAATTTTCAAGCGACGAGGTTGAAATAAGAATTGCTCCTCAAGCTTTAAAAGTTGTAGCCCCTCCAGACAACATTATAACAAACGAATAA